Proteins encoded by one window of Lathyrus oleraceus cultivar Zhongwan6 chromosome 1, CAAS_Psat_ZW6_1.0, whole genome shotgun sequence:
- the LOC127080624 gene encoding uncharacterized protein LOC127080624 encodes MHSESVKSSQSPPAEAEKHKNLDREIREMVSAITGRVTNFHKPGSTHHLDNEDENGTRIITLAGTNEGATLRSEMDEKSGKYFSHEEPELLSTYVNSNFQAINNSIMLGGSYHANDPGVHMDIEDFTENPQNHHKTEKHGKKEKREKEKKKGKESSKSEHSD; translated from the coding sequence ATGCATTCTGAATCAGTGAAATCAAGTCAGTCTCCTCCTGCTGAAGCTGAGAAGCATAAGAATCTGGATAGAGAAATTAGGGAGATGGTTTCTGCCATCACTGGCCGTGTCACTAATTTTCATAAACCAGGCTCCACCCACCATTTGGACAATGAGGATGAAAATGGCACTAGGATTATCACCCTAGCAGGAACCAACGAAGGAGCTACTCTGCGGAGTGAAATGGACGAAAAATCAGGTAAATATTTTTCTCATGAAGAGCCTGAATTATTGAGTACTTATGTTAACAGCAACTTCCAGGCCATCaacaattcaatcatgcttggcGGTAGCTACCATGCCAATGATCCTGGTGTACACATGGATATTGAAGACTTCACTGAGAATCCTCAAAATCACCATAAGACTGAGAAGCATGGCAAGAAGGAAaaaagggaaaaggaaaagaagaaaGGGAAAGAAAGTTCCAAAAGTGAACACTCTGATTAG